Proteins encoded together in one Chitinophaga varians window:
- a CDS encoding Rieske (2Fe-2S) protein, whose product MAKKYTWHKLDEGYLPLADNAIRAQEVNGKMISVALHQGQLYAFAHKCPHAGGIMADGFIDAAGNVVCPIHRYKFSMKNGHNCSGEGYYLKTYPIEQREDGPYIGMEKSGGWLW is encoded by the coding sequence ATGGCCAAAAAGTACACCTGGCATAAACTGGACGAAGGATATTTGCCACTTGCCGACAATGCGATCCGTGCACAGGAAGTGAACGGAAAGATGATCAGTGTTGCCCTGCACCAGGGCCAACTGTACGCTTTTGCTCATAAATGCCCGCATGCCGGCGGCATCATGGCCGATGGGTTCATCGATGCTGCCGGTAATGTGGTGTGTCCGATACACCGCTATAAGTTCAGCATGAAAAATGGCCATAACTGCAGCGGCGAAGGATATTATCTTAAAACCTATCCCATAGAACAGCGGGAGGACGGCCCTTACATAGGAATGGAAAAGAGCGGTGGCTGGCTGTGGTAA
- the hflX gene encoding GTPase HflX has protein sequence MIEKKQVVQKEEKAVIVGVITKDQTDRQVQEFLDELVFLAETAGATTLKRFTQKLSHPDRATFVGKGKLEEIHQYIASRDVSLVIFDDELTGSQIANIEKVLKVKTIDRSDLILDIFARRARTAQAKVQVELAQYQYILPRLRGMWSHLERQGGGIGSRGPGETEIETDRRIVKDKIALLRKRLAEIDKQSLTQRKERGEFIRVALVGYTNVGKSTIMNMLSKSEVFAENKLFATLDTTTRKVVFEQTPFLLSDTVGFIRKLPHHLVESFKSTLDEVRESDILLHVVDISHPQYEEQIEVVNRTLQELKAFDKPTIMVFNKMDLYEANTFDKWLEEDIKKDILQSLKQNWDTKTNGNTVFIAALERRNVEELRKTIMDKVAQLYRERYPYKTEFFY, from the coding sequence TTGATAGAAAAAAAACAAGTCGTCCAAAAAGAAGAGAAAGCCGTCATTGTAGGGGTCATCACTAAAGACCAGACGGACCGGCAGGTACAGGAGTTCCTGGACGAGCTGGTGTTTCTGGCGGAAACGGCCGGTGCCACCACGTTAAAACGCTTCACCCAGAAACTGTCCCATCCGGACAGGGCTACTTTTGTGGGTAAAGGTAAACTGGAAGAGATTCACCAATATATCGCCAGCAGGGACGTGTCGCTGGTCATCTTCGATGATGAGCTGACAGGTTCGCAGATCGCCAATATCGAAAAGGTACTGAAGGTAAAAACGATTGACCGCAGCGACCTTATCCTTGACATCTTTGCCCGCCGCGCCCGTACAGCACAGGCCAAAGTGCAGGTGGAGCTGGCGCAGTACCAGTATATCCTGCCCCGTTTGCGCGGTATGTGGAGCCACCTTGAACGTCAGGGCGGTGGTATTGGTAGCAGAGGCCCTGGTGAAACGGAGATCGAAACGGACCGTCGTATCGTAAAAGATAAGATCGCCCTGTTGCGTAAGCGGCTGGCTGAAATAGACAAGCAGTCCCTTACCCAGCGTAAGGAACGTGGCGAATTTATCCGTGTAGCGCTGGTAGGTTATACCAACGTGGGCAAAAGCACCATCATGAACATGCTCAGCAAAAGCGAGGTGTTCGCGGAAAACAAGCTGTTTGCCACGCTTGATACCACTACCCGTAAAGTAGTGTTTGAGCAAACGCCTTTTCTGCTTAGCGATACGGTAGGATTTATCCGCAAGCTGCCCCATCACCTGGTAGAGAGCTTCAAATCCACACTGGATGAGGTCCGCGAGAGTGACATCCTCTTGCATGTGGTAGACATCTCCCATCCGCAATATGAAGAGCAGATAGAAGTGGTGAACCGCACACTGCAGGAGCTGAAGGCCTTTGACAAGCCTACCATCATGGTCTTTAACAAGATGGACCTGTACGAAGCCAACACTTTTGATAAATGGCTGGAAGAAGATATCAAAAAAGATATCCTGCAGTCGCTCAAACAGAACTGGGACACCAAGACCAACGGCAACACCGTTTTCATTGCCGCCCTGGAAAGACGTAATGTGGAAGAGCTGCGCAAAACCATTATGGACAAGGTAGCCCAACTGTACAGAGAACGTTATCCCTACAAAACAGAATTTTTCTATTAA
- a CDS encoding S9 family peptidase, translating to MATAQDKMTPELLWQLGRVSGEAISADGKTVIFSVSQPSLADNKSERNLYAVPLTGGAPRQLTQTPGGEGDVAVLPGGKIGYSLKGQWWEMNADGSSAVQKTNGTGEMQNIKISPDGKHITFTKEVKVKKISGVDHYADLPKSNVQIYDNLNYRHWDTWEDGNFSHVFYATYNNGEIGTPVDIMADEPHDCPQMPHGGAEDLIWSPDGQNILYVCKKKYGKDYAISTNTDIYEYNIATKATRNLSEGMMGYDMAPAFSQDGKYLTWLSMAHDGFEADKNDVILLDRSTGAKTNLTQNWDGTASAVRFSNDGKKVYFLAVLKGTEQLLEIALQKDPSKTTDKHIRQITSGDFDINGMVAQSGNTMVVTRTDMNHAAELFTVDLQKGGLQQLTNVNKGTYDKIGSCKVEKRWVKTTDGKEMLVWVILPPDFDPAKKYPTLLYCQGGPQSALSQFYSFRWNFQLIASQGYIVVAPNRRGMPGHGVEWNASISKDWGGQPIRDYLSAIDDVSKESYVDKNRLGAIGASYGGYSVYMLAGVHENRFKTFIAHDGLFDLKSWYGTTEELWFANWDIGAYWDPANAKAYKDFNPSEHANKWNTPILIIQGGIDFRVPIEQGLQAFQLAQLKGIKSKLLYFPEENHWVLKPQNAIVWQREFFNWLKETL from the coding sequence ATGGCGACAGCCCAGGACAAAATGACGCCCGAATTGCTGTGGCAGCTCGGCAGAGTCAGCGGAGAGGCCATCAGCGCCGACGGGAAGACCGTTATCTTCAGCGTGTCACAGCCCAGCCTGGCCGACAACAAGAGTGAAAGAAACCTCTATGCCGTTCCACTGACAGGCGGCGCGCCCAGACAACTGACCCAAACGCCCGGCGGAGAAGGCGATGTGGCCGTGCTCCCCGGCGGCAAAATTGGCTACTCCCTCAAAGGCCAATGGTGGGAAATGAATGCTGACGGCTCCAGCGCCGTACAGAAAACTAACGGGACCGGTGAAATGCAAAACATCAAAATTTCTCCCGATGGCAAACACATCACGTTTACCAAAGAGGTGAAAGTGAAAAAAATTTCCGGTGTAGACCACTACGCCGACCTCCCGAAATCCAACGTTCAGATCTACGATAACCTGAACTACCGCCACTGGGACACCTGGGAAGACGGTAACTTCTCCCACGTATTTTATGCTACCTATAACAACGGGGAGATAGGTACGCCGGTAGATATTATGGCCGACGAACCACACGACTGCCCGCAGATGCCACATGGCGGAGCCGAAGACCTGATATGGAGCCCCGATGGCCAAAACATCCTGTATGTGTGCAAGAAAAAATATGGTAAAGACTACGCCATCAGCACCAATACAGACATCTATGAGTACAACATCGCTACAAAAGCCACCCGCAACCTCTCTGAAGGCATGATGGGCTATGATATGGCCCCCGCCTTCAGCCAGGACGGTAAATACCTCACCTGGCTCAGCATGGCCCACGACGGGTTTGAGGCAGATAAAAATGATGTCATCCTCCTGGACCGCTCTACGGGCGCCAAAACCAACCTCACCCAAAACTGGGATGGCACCGCTTCCGCTGTGCGCTTCAGTAATGATGGCAAAAAAGTCTACTTCCTCGCCGTCCTGAAAGGCACAGAACAACTGCTGGAAATAGCCCTGCAGAAAGATCCGTCCAAAACAACGGACAAGCATATACGCCAGATCACCTCCGGTGATTTTGATATCAACGGCATGGTGGCACAGTCAGGCAACACCATGGTGGTGACCCGCACAGACATGAACCACGCGGCGGAACTGTTTACCGTTGACCTCCAGAAAGGCGGCCTGCAACAGCTGACCAACGTCAACAAAGGCACCTACGATAAAATAGGTTCCTGCAAAGTGGAAAAACGCTGGGTGAAAACTACCGACGGCAAAGAGATGCTCGTATGGGTGATCTTACCGCCGGACTTCGATCCTGCTAAAAAATATCCAACCCTGCTGTATTGCCAGGGCGGCCCTCAATCAGCCCTTTCCCAGTTCTATTCCTTCCGCTGGAATTTCCAGCTGATCGCGTCACAGGGTTACATCGTGGTAGCGCCCAACAGAAGAGGCATGCCCGGCCACGGCGTGGAATGGAATGCCTCCATCAGCAAAGACTGGGGCGGCCAGCCTATCCGCGACTACCTGAGCGCCATCGATGACGTAAGCAAAGAAAGCTATGTGGACAAAAACCGCCTCGGTGCCATCGGTGCCAGCTACGGCGGATACTCCGTATACATGCTGGCTGGCGTACACGAAAACCGCTTCAAAACCTTCATCGCCCACGATGGCCTGTTTGACCTGAAAAGCTGGTACGGCACCACCGAAGAACTGTGGTTCGCCAACTGGGACATCGGCGCTTACTGGGACCCTGCCAATGCAAAAGCATATAAGGACTTCAATCCCAGCGAACACGCCAACAAATGGAACACGCCCATCCTGATCATCCAGGGCGGTATCGATTTCCGCGTGCCCATAGAGCAGGGCCTGCAAGCCTTCCAGCTCGCGCAGCTGAAAGGCATCAAAAGCAAACTGCTCTATTTCCCTGAAGAAAACCACTGGGTGTTAAAACCACAGAACGCCATCGTATGGCAACGGGAATTCTTCAACTGGCTGAAAGAAACACTTTAA
- a CDS encoding enoyl-CoA hydratase-related protein: MTSLLLETANGVATITLNRPEVYNAFNDPLSYELQDALKQAERDPAVRVVVLTGAGKAFSSGQDLKASMEAGKRNLSESLQKRYNPIIRAIRNMPKPVICKLNGVAAGAGCSLALACDMIIASEAATMIEIFVNIALVLDSGSSYFLPRTVGYHRAFELATKASKVTAAEALQMGLVNKVVPADALDAAVDAEAAYYAAAPTKAIALMKKMLTKGMTESLDATLEYEAYCQEIAGNSTDNREGINAFLEKRKPAFTGN, encoded by the coding sequence ATGACCTCCCTGTTATTGGAAACCGCCAATGGCGTGGCCACCATCACGCTCAACCGCCCGGAAGTTTACAACGCATTCAATGATCCGCTCAGTTATGAACTACAGGATGCCCTCAAACAGGCAGAGAGAGACCCCGCGGTAAGGGTAGTGGTGCTGACAGGAGCAGGCAAGGCCTTTAGCAGCGGGCAAGACCTCAAAGCGTCTATGGAAGCGGGGAAACGCAACCTGAGCGAATCGCTGCAAAAACGCTACAATCCAATTATCCGCGCTATCCGTAATATGCCGAAGCCGGTTATCTGCAAACTCAATGGCGTGGCTGCCGGCGCAGGATGCTCCCTCGCACTGGCCTGCGATATGATCATCGCCAGCGAAGCTGCCACCATGATCGAGATCTTTGTGAACATCGCGCTGGTACTGGATTCCGGCTCCTCTTATTTCCTGCCGCGCACCGTAGGCTACCACCGCGCTTTTGAACTGGCCACCAAAGCCTCTAAAGTCACTGCTGCGGAAGCCCTGCAAATGGGACTGGTCAATAAAGTAGTACCGGCGGACGCACTCGATGCCGCCGTGGATGCCGAAGCTGCCTACTACGCCGCAGCCCCCACCAAAGCCATCGCGCTGATGAAAAAAATGCTCACCAAAGGCATGACTGAATCACTGGACGCTACGCTCGAATACGAAGCCTACTGCCAGGAAATTGCCGGTAACTCCACCGACAACCGGGAAGGCATCAACGCTTTCCTTGAAAAAAGAAAACCGGCATTCACCGGCAACTGA
- a CDS encoding porin family protein encodes MKKIIFTLGLIAVAVGVFAQEGGSPMNKAVSRATHSRDFLMIQMSYDGWAGAPDSIKTGFNRGFNIALMYDFPFKKSPLSVAAGLGISTSGVYLKDHTFDISGKVSPDKASFPASNAYKKYKVATTYLEIPIELRYRSVPDNANKGFKAALGVKVGTLVNAHTKGRNTGANGSKNWDKDINKGFFNPWRFSATARVGYGNFALFGAYSLNPMLKDNSDLDIRPYQIGICLSGL; translated from the coding sequence ATGAAAAAAATAATTTTTACCCTTGGCCTGATAGCTGTAGCTGTGGGTGTATTTGCACAGGAAGGCGGTTCTCCCATGAACAAGGCAGTTAGCAGGGCCACCCATTCCCGGGATTTTCTGATGATTCAGATGTCCTATGATGGTTGGGCTGGTGCGCCTGATAGTATCAAGACAGGTTTCAACAGGGGCTTTAATATCGCGTTGATGTACGATTTCCCGTTCAAGAAGTCTCCCCTGAGCGTGGCGGCTGGTTTGGGTATCAGCACCAGCGGGGTATATCTGAAAGACCATACTTTTGACATTTCCGGCAAAGTGAGCCCGGACAAGGCTTCTTTCCCTGCCAGCAATGCATATAAAAAATACAAGGTAGCCACTACCTACCTGGAGATTCCTATTGAGCTGCGGTACCGCAGTGTGCCGGACAATGCCAACAAAGGTTTTAAAGCAGCGTTGGGCGTAAAAGTGGGCACACTGGTAAATGCACATACCAAAGGCCGCAACACCGGTGCTAACGGTTCCAAAAACTGGGATAAAGACATCAACAAAGGCTTTTTCAATCCATGGCGTTTCTCTGCCACTGCCCGTGTAGGTTATGGCAACTTCGCCCTGTTTGGCGCCTATTCCCTGAACCCGATGCTGAAAGACAACAGCGATCTGGATATCAGACCTTATCAGATCGGTATCTGCCTGAGCGGACTGTAA
- a CDS encoding PAS domain S-box protein → MRNITLTVITLVIAVLMVLSGFIFYAVTVRKRTNAAADWIRTSQITTNQARAISILDYRSTAGIKDFLLSNGRLIPPEVRLQDSLQQALQRLSGNTHNTTTQQEHLQAIQQLLLQRRHTKQQIIATANTNPAQAEEMILGTAFSAQTASLRNLINTYIDTEQQELLQRIRKDSSYTSWSLWVTLGLSAFMIILLIGEVRFIFKLSVKIKDWGNQLLKSEQTFKRLVEEAEPIIYQSTKHGFFTYVSPRAEALTGYPNTTLIGKHYSLLLDDKEFERLKTFYLQQLENGDEYSSLRFEITTRTGEKKWVEQLAYLITGENGSKEFECIVRDIDREYRKEQHVQYLQKRLEAILDNMPSMMFVKDMPGNYLLVNNRFMEVMGVSKDDIVGKTDTDLRYPWVERYAGMSRKVMETGTREKTEETLTIDGKTYHFLLTMFPLRNASHEMIGICCIGTDLTEKTLYLEQEKEAREKAVEAQKSQETFLANMSHEIRTPMNGIVGMTQLLLQEKGLSPIQQEYVTAIRRSAENLLVIINEILDFSKIKAGKLEVVSEPFNLREVVSSTTFPLQLQAREKGLVFNVRTAENMPVELLGDAVRLRQILTNLIENAIKFTLKGYVTVTVTLVSADKNNSGLRIGFEVKDTGIGIPADKLDVIFESFSQSHKGNSRDFGGTGLGLTICKHLIDLQNGTLKVESSPDTGSVFYFELPFTKNPFPRPQLPGQPQPQPPAQPLKGLSVLIVEDNRINQQVAYYTLKKGGCSRIDVADSGMAALEILSTKSYNCIIMDLQMPGMDGYETTRAIRNNGINTSIIALTASALDGERERCLQAGMNDYVSKPFEKEDLFRKIQASTNNSDDQGPQPEHRPGPAQQLSTPAGSGGSGLPPSDPAPNEKPAISFEFIHSAVAEDEVKIVLEELVLSMPAYISQMRQYIEEKNWEEVGNLAHQLKGNLGFVSMHEAVQLAHEINRGVVLDNNYEEISRKAARIEELFNRYKPDIEAHIAICL, encoded by the coding sequence ATGAGAAATATAACCCTCACCGTCATAACCCTCGTGATAGCCGTACTCATGGTACTTAGCGGCTTCATATTTTACGCCGTGACGGTACGGAAAAGGACCAACGCTGCTGCCGACTGGATACGCACCAGCCAGATAACCACTAATCAGGCCAGGGCCATCTCCATATTAGATTACAGAAGCACCGCCGGTATTAAAGACTTCCTGCTGAGCAACGGCCGCCTCATACCTCCGGAAGTACGGCTGCAGGACAGCCTCCAGCAAGCACTCCAGCGCCTGTCCGGCAATACCCACAACACCACCACCCAACAAGAACACCTCCAGGCCATACAACAACTACTGCTGCAACGCCGCCATACCAAACAACAGATCATCGCCACCGCCAATACCAACCCGGCCCAGGCAGAGGAAATGATCCTCGGCACCGCCTTCTCCGCCCAGACAGCCAGCCTCCGGAACCTGATCAATACCTACATCGATACGGAACAACAGGAACTGCTTCAACGCATCCGTAAAGATTCCTCCTATACCTCCTGGTCTTTATGGGTGACCCTCGGCCTTAGCGCCTTCATGATCATCCTCCTGATCGGGGAAGTTCGCTTTATCTTCAAACTGTCTGTAAAAATAAAAGACTGGGGCAACCAGCTGCTCAAAAGCGAACAAACCTTCAAACGCCTGGTGGAAGAAGCCGAACCAATCATCTACCAATCCACGAAACACGGCTTCTTTACCTACGTCAGCCCCCGGGCGGAAGCACTGACAGGCTATCCCAATACCACGCTGATAGGTAAACATTACTCCCTGCTCCTGGATGACAAGGAATTTGAACGGCTGAAAACCTTCTACCTGCAACAGCTGGAAAACGGGGACGAATACTCGTCGCTTCGTTTTGAAATCACCACCCGCACCGGAGAGAAAAAATGGGTGGAACAACTGGCCTATCTCATCACCGGCGAAAACGGCAGTAAGGAATTTGAATGCATCGTCCGGGACATTGACCGCGAATACCGCAAGGAACAACATGTCCAATACCTTCAGAAAAGACTGGAAGCCATTCTGGACAACATGCCGTCCATGATGTTCGTAAAAGATATGCCCGGCAACTATCTGTTGGTCAATAACCGGTTTATGGAAGTAATGGGCGTCTCCAAAGATGATATTGTAGGAAAAACCGACACAGACCTCCGCTATCCCTGGGTAGAACGGTATGCCGGCATGAGCCGAAAAGTAATGGAAACCGGCACGAGGGAAAAAACAGAAGAAACACTGACCATAGACGGCAAAACATACCATTTCCTGCTCACCATGTTTCCCCTCCGCAACGCCAGCCATGAAATGATCGGTATCTGCTGCATCGGCACCGATCTTACGGAGAAAACACTTTACCTGGAACAAGAGAAGGAAGCCCGCGAAAAAGCAGTAGAGGCGCAGAAAAGCCAGGAAACTTTCCTGGCCAACATGAGCCACGAAATACGTACCCCCATGAACGGTATCGTGGGAATGACACAACTCCTGCTACAGGAAAAAGGCCTTTCTCCCATCCAACAGGAATATGTGACCGCCATCCGGCGGTCTGCCGAAAACCTGCTGGTCATCATCAATGAAATACTCGATTTCTCTAAAATAAAAGCAGGCAAACTGGAGGTGGTCAGCGAACCGTTCAACCTCCGGGAAGTTGTCAGCAGCACCACTTTCCCGCTGCAGCTGCAAGCCAGGGAAAAGGGACTGGTCTTCAATGTCCGTACGGCGGAAAACATGCCCGTGGAACTTCTGGGCGATGCTGTACGGCTCCGTCAGATCCTCACCAACCTGATCGAAAATGCAATTAAATTCACACTCAAAGGCTATGTAACTGTCACGGTTACACTGGTATCGGCCGATAAAAATAATTCCGGCCTCCGGATAGGCTTCGAAGTAAAAGATACCGGCATCGGTATTCCCGCCGATAAACTGGACGTGATCTTCGAAAGCTTCTCCCAGAGCCACAAAGGCAATAGCCGCGACTTTGGTGGCACCGGCCTTGGGCTCACCATCTGCAAACACCTGATAGACCTGCAAAACGGCACGCTCAAAGTTGAAAGCAGCCCCGACACAGGCTCTGTATTTTACTTTGAACTGCCTTTCACAAAAAATCCTTTTCCACGGCCACAGCTGCCGGGCCAGCCGCAGCCGCAGCCACCGGCTCAACCACTGAAAGGACTGTCAGTCCTCATCGTGGAAGATAACCGCATCAACCAGCAGGTAGCCTACTACACGCTGAAGAAAGGCGGATGCTCCCGCATAGACGTTGCTGACAGCGGCATGGCCGCTCTCGAAATATTAAGTACCAAATCCTATAATTGTATCATTATGGACCTACAAATGCCGGGCATGGATGGTTATGAAACCACCCGTGCTATCCGTAACAATGGTATCAATACCAGCATTATTGCCCTCACTGCTTCTGCGCTGGATGGTGAAAGGGAACGTTGCCTGCAGGCGGGGATGAATGACTACGTGTCCAAGCCTTTTGAGAAAGAGGACCTGTTCCGGAAAATCCAGGCTTCTACCAACAACAGCGATGACCAGGGCCCGCAACCGGAACACCGCCCCGGTCCGGCTCAACAGCTGTCCACGCCAGCCGGTTCAGGCGGAAGCGGCCTGCCGCCGTCCGATCCGGCGCCCAACGAAAAACCGGCTATCAGCTTCGAGTTTATCCATTCGGCGGTAGCGGAAGATGAAGTGAAAATTGTGCTGGAAGAACTGGTGCTGTCCATGCCCGCCTACATTTCCCAAATGCGGCAATATATCGAAGAAAAAAACTGGGAGGAAGTCGGTAATCTCGCCCATCAGCTGAAAGGCAACCTGGGGTTTGTTTCCATGCACGAAGCAGTACAACTGGCGCATGAGATCAACAGGGGAGTGGTGCTCGATAACAACTATGAGGAGATCTCCCGCAAAGCCGCCAGGATAGAAGAATTATTTAACCGCTACAAACCCGATATTGAGGCACATATAGCCATCTGCCTGTGA
- a CDS encoding ATP-binding protein has protein sequence MSTLRLKTKITLGVLFLYIMLLIVSVLGYYYLNRLTEKAKIILKDNYESLEYAKNMMVALEDLPQHRTQALQQFATNLKQQQANVTERGERTATAQVTALFNKLQHDSVPNPADVAAIKKGIYNIMDLNMNAIVGKNELVKRTADHALLYIAVISGVCFLLGFTFVYNFPGYIANPIDALTEAIKGISNKQYSKRLHFKSNDELGELATAFNTMAQRLDEYEHSNIARITFEKQRAEAVISSLKDATIGFDTQNTVLFANAQALQLLSIPEKELIGHSADELAKQNDLLRFLINPRENVPLKIVVDGKECFFTQEAADIRHEDNRIGYVVILKNITAFKEQDLAKTHFIATISHELKTPLASSDFSLKLLEDERIGPLKPEQRELLESMKQDNQRMIKIVGELLDLSQVESGNIQLQPQPVTALNIVQYALDTVQKQAAQREITIRQSVPEVLPQVMADVEKTAWVLVNLLTNAIRYSTLKSAIDLKVENTGTNMLSFSVQDYGKGIPLAFRDRIFERFFQVPGVKGHKGNGLGLAISKEFIEAQGGVIGVSSEEGKGSLFYFTLPVAQ, from the coding sequence ATGAGTACACTGAGGCTAAAAACGAAGATTACTTTGGGGGTGTTGTTCCTCTACATTATGCTGCTGATAGTAAGTGTACTGGGATACTATTATCTGAACCGGCTGACAGAAAAGGCCAAGATCATCCTGAAAGACAATTATGAGTCGCTGGAGTACGCGAAGAATATGATGGTAGCGCTCGAAGACCTGCCTCAGCACAGAACGCAGGCCTTGCAGCAGTTTGCCACCAACCTGAAGCAGCAACAGGCCAACGTGACAGAGCGGGGGGAACGCACAGCCACTGCGCAGGTAACGGCTTTGTTTAACAAGCTGCAGCATGACAGTGTTCCCAATCCGGCCGATGTGGCGGCGATCAAGAAAGGGATCTATAACATCATGGACCTCAACATGAACGCGATCGTTGGAAAGAACGAGCTGGTAAAGCGCACGGCCGATCATGCCCTGTTGTATATCGCTGTTATCAGCGGTGTATGTTTCCTGCTGGGCTTCACCTTTGTGTATAATTTCCCCGGTTATATCGCCAACCCTATCGATGCGCTGACAGAAGCCATCAAGGGTATTTCCAATAAACAATACAGCAAGCGGCTGCATTTCAAGTCCAACGATGAGCTGGGCGAACTGGCCACGGCTTTTAATACCATGGCGCAGCGGCTGGATGAATATGAGCACAGCAATATTGCCCGTATCACTTTCGAAAAACAACGCGCCGAAGCGGTGATCAGCAGCCTGAAAGACGCCACCATCGGGTTTGATACCCAGAACACCGTGCTTTTTGCCAATGCGCAGGCGCTGCAGCTGCTGAGTATCCCTGAAAAAGAACTGATAGGCCATTCGGCAGATGAGCTGGCGAAGCAGAACGACCTGCTGCGATTCCTGATCAACCCCCGGGAGAATGTGCCCCTGAAGATCGTTGTGGACGGCAAGGAATGTTTCTTTACGCAGGAAGCAGCTGACATCCGGCATGAAGACAATCGTATAGGCTATGTCGTTATCCTCAAAAATATCACTGCTTTTAAGGAGCAGGACCTCGCGAAAACGCATTTTATCGCCACTATTTCTCATGAGTTAAAAACCCCGCTGGCATCTTCCGATTTCAGTCTCAAGCTGCTGGAGGATGAACGTATCGGGCCATTGAAGCCGGAACAACGTGAGCTGCTGGAAAGCATGAAGCAGGACAACCAGCGGATGATCAAAATTGTGGGCGAGTTGCTGGACCTGTCGCAGGTGGAAAGTGGCAATATCCAGCTGCAACCACAGCCTGTCACGGCCTTGAATATTGTGCAGTATGCGCTGGACACCGTGCAGAAACAGGCGGCCCAGCGGGAGATCACCATCCGGCAAAGCGTGCCTGAAGTGCTGCCCCAGGTAATGGCTGATGTGGAAAAAACCGCGTGGGTGCTGGTGAACCTATTGACCAATGCCATCCGTTATTCTACGTTGAAATCGGCGATAGACCTGAAGGTGGAAAACACGGGCACCAATATGTTGTCTTTTTCCGTGCAGGACTATGGCAAAGGAATACCGCTGGCCTTTCGCGACCGGATATTTGAGCGTTTTTTCCAGGTGCCGGGAGTAAAGGGGCATAAAGGAAATGGCCTCGGGCTGGCCATTTCCAAAGAGTTTATCGAAGCGCAGGGCGGTGTGATCGGCGTTTCCAGTGAAGAAGGCAAAGGCAGCCTGTTTTACTTTACGCTGCCGGTAGCACAGTAA
- a CDS encoding sensor protein KdpD: MTEKENTVQHYLNLANRSGRGKFKIYIGMSAGVGKTYRMLQEAHAMLRNGINIQIGYIETHGRTETHALLEGLPAIPRRQVFYKGKMLDEMDLNTILLLAPEWVVVDELAHSNIPGSKNEKRWQDVIDLLNAGINVISAVNIQHIESINQEVKAITGVEVKERVPDSMLQMADEVVNIDLTADELITRLKEGKIYDQSKVDTALRNFFQADKILQLRELALKEVATQVERKVETEVPRSQQMRHENFLACISTNDEVARKVIRKTARLAAYYHADWFVLYVQTPRESVEKIPLAAQRHLINNLKLATELGAEVVQEHDARISDAIIRVALDKQITTVCIGKPHISLFRIILRTNLFNQLLKTLSSNDIDLIILS, encoded by the coding sequence ATGACAGAAAAAGAAAACACCGTACAACATTACCTTAACCTGGCAAACCGCAGTGGCCGGGGCAAGTTCAAGATCTACATCGGCATGAGCGCCGGCGTGGGCAAGACTTACCGCATGCTCCAGGAAGCGCACGCCATGTTGAGGAACGGCATCAATATCCAGATTGGATATATAGAAACACACGGGCGTACCGAAACACACGCCCTGCTGGAAGGCCTGCCTGCGATCCCCCGCAGGCAGGTTTTCTATAAAGGCAAGATGCTGGATGAAATGGACCTCAATACCATCCTGCTGCTGGCGCCGGAATGGGTGGTGGTGGATGAACTGGCACACAGCAATATCCCCGGGTCTAAAAACGAAAAACGCTGGCAGGACGTGATAGACCTGCTGAATGCGGGCATCAACGTGATTTCGGCGGTCAACATTCAGCATATCGAGAGCATCAACCAGGAGGTGAAAGCCATTACCGGCGTGGAAGTGAAAGAACGGGTGCCTGACAGTATGCTGCAAATGGCCGATGAAGTAGTGAACATAGACCTCACTGCCGATGAGCTGATCACACGGTTGAAAGAAGGCAAGATCTATGACCAGTCTAAAGTAGACACTGCCCTGCGCAATTTCTTCCAGGCCGATAAAATCCTTCAGTTGCGGGAACTGGCGCTTAAAGAAGTGGCCACACAGGTAGAACGCAAGGTGGAAACAGAAGTGCCGCGCAGCCAGCAGATGCGCCATGAAAATTTCCTGGCCTGTATTTCCACCAATGACGAAGTGGCGCGCAAGGTTATCCGCAAAACCGCCCGCCTGGCGGCCTATTATCATGCAGACTGGTTTGTGCTGTATGTACAGACGCCGCGCGAAAGCGTTGAAAAAATACCACTGGCCGCACAGCGTCATCTGATCAATAACCTGAAACTGGCGACAGAATTAGGCGCGGAAGTTGTGCAGGAACATGATGCGCGTATTTCTGATGCGATCATCCGCGTAGCGCTGGATAAACAGATCACTACGGTCTGTATCGGCAAACCGCATATCAGTTTGTTCCGGATCATTTTGCGGACCAACCTGTTTAACCAGCTGCTGAAAACACTTTCTTCCAACGATATAGATCTGATTATCCTGTCATGA